One window of Phycisphaeraceae bacterium genomic DNA carries:
- a CDS encoding DUF1328 domain-containing protein gives MLYWCAVFFIIAIVCGILGFGTLAGAAASIAKILFVIFLVLLVLGLISRGLSKSKLV, from the coding sequence ATGCTCTACTGGTGTGCGGTCTTTTTCATCATCGCGATCGTGTGTGGGATCCTCGGGTTCGGCACGCTTGCCGGGGCTGCGGCGTCGATCGCGAAGATCCTATTCGTGATCTTTCTGGTTTTGCTTGTTCTGGGGTTGATCAGCCGCGGATTGAGCAAATCGAAGCTTGTCTGA
- a CDS encoding entericidin A/B family lipoprotein, translating to MKGVLLAFAAAFALGLTGCNTMKGVGKDMESAGEAIQDAAD from the coding sequence ATGAAAGGCGTTCTGTTGGCGTTTGCGGCGGCGTTCGCACTGGGGCTGACCGGCTGCAACACCATGAAGGGTGTAGGCAAGGACATGGAATCAGCCGGGGAGGCGATCCAGGACGCTGCTGATTGA
- a CDS encoding RNA-binding protein, with translation MKLYVGNLSFNTSEQRLREIFEAHGEVLSASLVMDRETGRPRGFGFVEMKDDGEARNAIEALNGQNIDGRDLTVNEARPREDRGGGGGRGFGGGGGGRGFGGGGGGGRGGYGGGGGGGGGRGGW, from the coding sequence ATGAAGCTTTATGTCGGCAATCTCTCGTTCAACACGTCTGAGCAGCGCCTCCGCGAGATCTTCGAAGCGCACGGCGAAGTCCTCTCTGCGTCGCTCGTGATGGACCGCGAGACCGGTCGTCCCCGTGGCTTCGGCTTCGTCGAGATGAAGGACGATGGCGAGGCACGCAATGCGATCGAGGCCCTCAACGGTCAGAACATCGATGGCCGTGATCTCACCGTCAACGAAGCCCGTCCCCGTGAGGACCGCGGCGGCGGCGGCGGCCGTGGCTTCGGCGGCGGCGGTGGTGGCCGTGGCTTCGGCGGCGGTGGCGGCGGCGGCCGTGGCGGCTACGGCGGTGGCGGCGGCGGCGGTGGTGGTCGCGGCGGCTGGTAA
- a CDS encoding SDR family oxidoreductase: MFGSQDGVSGVIQQGASVPHTYFVTGSNRGLGLEFVRQLSRRGDVVVGSVREVAQVDAGDEHAASLVPLELTDQKSIDSLPERVGDRSIDVLINNAGVSSDSSTLARCDAAELHRVFSINSIAPVLVTRALLPNLRKGSRKLVVTVSSQLGSITNNSGGSSYGYRASKAAVNMLTVSMHHELKGEGFTCVVVHPGWVQTDMGGPNAPLKPDESVGHLIRLIDRLTAADSGRFFNYDGTTLPW, from the coding sequence ATGTTCGGATCACAGGACGGGGTGTCAGGCGTGATCCAGCAAGGAGCGAGCGTGCCCCACACGTACTTCGTCACCGGGAGCAACCGAGGGCTCGGGCTCGAGTTCGTCCGCCAGTTGTCGAGACGTGGCGATGTCGTGGTGGGCTCGGTGCGCGAGGTGGCACAAGTGGATGCCGGGGACGAGCATGCGGCGTCGTTGGTGCCTCTTGAGCTCACGGACCAGAAGAGCATTGACTCGTTGCCGGAGCGTGTGGGCGACCGGTCGATTGATGTGCTCATCAACAACGCGGGCGTATCGAGCGACAGCTCGACGCTGGCTCGTTGCGACGCGGCCGAGCTTCATCGAGTGTTCTCGATCAACTCGATCGCACCAGTGCTGGTGACGAGGGCCCTGCTGCCGAACCTTCGGAAGGGATCTCGGAAACTTGTGGTCACGGTGTCGAGCCAGCTCGGCAGTATCACCAACAACTCAGGCGGCAGTTCGTACGGGTATCGGGCGAGCAAGGCGGCCGTCAACATGTTGACGGTGTCGATGCACCATGAGTTGAAGGGTGAGGGATTCACCTGCGTGGTTGTGCATCCGGGATGGGTGCAGACCGATATGGGCGGACCGAATGCGCCGTTGAAGCCGGATGAGAGCGTGGGACATCTGATCCGGCTCATCGACCGGCTGACGGCTGCTGACAGCGGGAGATTTTTCAACTACGACGGCACGACGCTTCCGTGGTGA
- a CDS encoding response regulator transcription factor, whose protein sequence is MELNGTPRKLISVMIVDDQLLIRDAIAAMLESSGRFKVTDLLERGDDAHDAARRSTPQIAIIDIEMPGRSAFDTARAIRASSPETRVVFLTGHGHRRFMQEAADIGAAAFLEKTTSPADVLYTLERVGKGEQIGIQQESDPDAGRFDRLSPRELEVLKYIAQGLSTREMAEVMFLSPRTVERHVERLMSRLGIRDRLRLALYAFAEGIATAPKVVNFPVGQESAQC, encoded by the coding sequence ATGGAACTCAATGGCACACCACGGAAGCTCATCTCCGTCATGATTGTTGACGACCAGTTGCTCATCAGGGACGCTATCGCAGCGATGCTCGAGAGCTCGGGACGATTCAAGGTCACCGATCTTCTCGAACGAGGCGATGATGCCCACGATGCCGCACGCCGGAGCACGCCCCAGATCGCCATCATCGATATCGAGATGCCGGGCCGATCGGCCTTCGACACCGCGCGAGCAATCCGGGCATCGTCTCCTGAGACCAGGGTCGTCTTCCTCACGGGTCATGGGCATCGTCGCTTCATGCAGGAGGCGGCAGACATCGGTGCCGCAGCATTCCTTGAGAAGACCACTTCACCAGCCGACGTTCTCTATACCCTGGAGCGAGTCGGCAAGGGCGAGCAGATCGGTATCCAGCAGGAGTCAGATCCCGATGCAGGCCGTTTCGATCGGCTCTCACCCCGAGAACTCGAAGTGCTCAAGTACATCGCGCAAGGATTGTCAACGCGAGAGATGGCGGAAGTGATGTTCCTCAGCCCGCGAACCGTTGAGCGCCATGTTGAGCGTCTGATGTCCCGCCTCGGAATCCGTGACAGACTCCGCCTCGCTCTCTACGCATTCGCGGAGGGCATCGCGACCGCTCCGAAAGTCGTCAACTTTCCTGTCGGCCAGGAGTCGGCTCAGTGCTGA
- a CDS encoding DUF11 domain-containing protein: MKGTVMRLSGGLKILALSLGMCGMLMGCQSSGSSSGSTGSLWYERDDSGRTPAPKPVSEPAKPAAPAKPSSANAVYYPTGHEHNAALLVERMYPSEVVAGQPFEYSIKVTNVSPTTLDNVVVDEVLPTGFTFTSSTPDGARRDGGVMSYNLGSFSPGQSKTITIKGNAGGAGTIESCARVYYTLPVCQTINVVAPALQVTKTAPSEVLYCDTIPVKIVVTNTGTGVARSVVVKDELPAGLKTTDGKSVVELAAGDLGAGQSKEFAMTLKADKTGSYRNTASAASSNGLSAKSNETTTVVRQPVLEIAKKGPAKLFAGRPVTFEITVSNKGDAAAASTVIEDPVPAGATFVSATDGGTLVGNTVQWNVGSLAAGASKTVSVTMNVPSIGTIRNVATAKATCANPVSAEAGTEFAGIPAILLEVVDNPDPVEVGGSTTYTIIATNQGSLAGTNIRIVCTLEDEMAFVSAGGQTSATSSGKTVTFAPLASLAPGASATWTVVVRATADGDVRFTTQMTSDQLTRPVMETEATNFYR; this comes from the coding sequence ATGAAAGGAACTGTTATGCGACTGAGCGGAGGTCTCAAGATTCTCGCCCTCTCACTGGGCATGTGTGGCATGCTGATGGGCTGTCAGTCCAGCGGCTCTTCGTCCGGCTCGACCGGCAGTCTCTGGTACGAGCGCGATGACTCCGGACGCACCCCGGCTCCCAAGCCCGTCTCCGAGCCCGCCAAGCCAGCCGCTCCGGCCAAGCCATCCTCAGCAAACGCCGTGTACTACCCCACGGGCCATGAGCACAACGCGGCTCTCCTCGTCGAGCGTATGTACCCGAGCGAGGTCGTCGCGGGTCAGCCCTTCGAGTACTCGATCAAAGTCACGAACGTCAGCCCCACCACGCTCGACAACGTCGTTGTCGACGAGGTCCTCCCCACGGGCTTCACCTTCACCAGCTCCACCCCCGACGGCGCACGCCGCGACGGTGGCGTGATGTCGTACAACCTCGGCTCGTTCTCGCCTGGCCAGAGCAAGACGATCACCATCAAGGGCAACGCGGGCGGCGCGGGCACGATCGAGTCCTGCGCTCGCGTGTACTACACCCTCCCGGTCTGCCAGACGATCAACGTGGTCGCTCCGGCGCTCCAGGTCACGAAGACCGCACCGAGCGAAGTCCTTTACTGTGACACCATCCCCGTCAAGATCGTCGTCACCAACACCGGCACAGGCGTTGCTCGCTCGGTCGTTGTGAAGGACGAGCTCCCCGCAGGCCTCAAGACCACCGACGGCAAGTCGGTCGTCGAGCTCGCCGCTGGCGATCTCGGTGCTGGCCAGAGCAAGGAGTTCGCCATGACCCTCAAGGCGGACAAGACCGGCTCCTACCGCAACACGGCCTCTGCCGCCTCGTCGAACGGCCTCAGCGCCAAGTCGAACGAGACCACCACCGTGGTCCGTCAGCCCGTGCTCGAGATCGCGAAGAAGGGCCCCGCCAAGCTCTTCGCCGGCCGTCCGGTCACCTTCGAGATCACAGTCTCCAACAAGGGTGATGCCGCTGCCGCAAGCACCGTCATCGAGGACCCGGTCCCCGCCGGAGCGACCTTCGTCAGCGCGACCGACGGCGGCACGCTCGTCGGCAACACCGTTCAGTGGAACGTCGGATCCCTGGCCGCGGGCGCGTCCAAGACTGTCAGCGTCACCATGAACGTCCCGAGCATCGGCACCATCCGCAACGTTGCGACGGCCAAGGCGACCTGCGCCAACCCCGTCTCCGCCGAGGCAGGCACCGAGTTCGCCGGTATCCCGGCCATCCTCCTCGAAGTCGTCGACAACCCCGACCCCGTCGAGGTTGGCGGCTCCACCACCTACACCATCATCGCGACCAACCAGGGCTCGCTGGCCGGCACCAACATCCGGATCGTCTGCACCCTCGAGGACGAGATGGCCTTCGTCTCGGCTGGTGGTCAGACCTCCGCCACCTCCAGCGGCAAGACCGTGACCTTTGCCCCGCTCGCCTCGCTCGCCCCGGGTGCCAGCGCGACATGGACGGTCGTCGTGCGTGCCACGGCTGATGGCGACGTCCGCTTCACGACGCAGATGACCAGCGATCAGCTGACTCGTCCCGTCATGGAGACAGAGGCCACGAACTTCTACCGCTGA
- a CDS encoding sigma-54-dependent Fis family transcriptional regulator encodes MSDQARKDRARVLVIDDDPIIAESLSEFLRREGYEPTTALSGREALERIAQATDPEGERLPFDIVICDLSLPGGTGPGGMGSGGIGSGGSGHELARTILREHLGISVIMLTGYGTIESAVESLRLGAIDFLTKPALEQELRLSLERALRHRAIMAENKTLKRRLHGRTALASILGTDHRMQKIFDLVGAVAPTKTTVLMSGESGTGKSMVAHAIHRLSPRKDKPFVELSCGSIPETLLESELFGHVKGAFTGAHADKPGRFLAANGGTIFLDEINSASPGMQLKLLRVLQERKFEPVGSEKTIEVDTRVILATNQPLEALVADGRFRQDLYYRINVVKIELPPLRERPGDIQMLAEHFLARFGSELGKQLTGFTPAAVEALLRYSYPGNVRELQNIVERASVLTRSQTVGIEDLPSHVVEQEAAHNVASTLATGSSDHPVAWVPMKLEDALREPEREILKRALHANGWNRQKTSEQLGINRTTLYKKMKMHGIDGAHGLQCDERAA; translated from the coding sequence ATGAGTGATCAGGCGAGGAAGGATCGCGCCCGTGTCCTCGTCATCGACGATGACCCGATCATCGCCGAATCGCTCTCCGAGTTTCTGAGACGCGAGGGCTACGAGCCGACGACCGCGCTCAGCGGCCGCGAGGCCTTGGAGCGCATCGCACAGGCGACAGACCCTGAGGGGGAGCGGCTTCCCTTCGATATCGTGATCTGCGATCTCTCTCTGCCCGGCGGAACTGGTCCCGGTGGGATGGGTTCGGGCGGGATTGGTTCCGGCGGGTCCGGGCATGAACTCGCGAGGACCATTCTGAGGGAGCATCTGGGCATTTCGGTGATCATGCTCACCGGATACGGCACGATCGAGTCGGCCGTGGAGTCTTTGCGACTGGGTGCGATCGACTTTCTGACAAAGCCAGCGCTTGAGCAGGAACTGCGGCTCTCGCTTGAGCGGGCACTCCGGCATCGGGCGATCATGGCGGAGAACAAGACGCTGAAGCGGCGTCTGCACGGCAGAACCGCTCTGGCGAGCATTCTCGGCACCGATCACAGGATGCAGAAAATCTTTGACCTTGTGGGCGCGGTCGCTCCCACGAAGACCACCGTGCTTATGTCGGGCGAGAGCGGCACGGGCAAGAGCATGGTCGCGCACGCGATCCACCGGCTCAGCCCACGTAAGGACAAGCCGTTCGTTGAGCTCTCGTGCGGCTCGATCCCGGAGACTCTGCTGGAGTCGGAGTTGTTCGGCCATGTGAAGGGCGCGTTCACGGGAGCGCACGCTGACAAGCCGGGACGCTTCCTTGCGGCGAACGGCGGGACAATCTTTCTGGACGAGATCAACTCGGCATCGCCCGGGATGCAGTTGAAGCTCCTCAGGGTGCTGCAAGAGCGGAAGTTCGAGCCGGTCGGCAGCGAGAAGACGATCGAGGTGGACACGAGGGTGATCCTTGCGACAAACCAGCCGCTGGAGGCGCTGGTCGCCGACGGCAGGTTCCGGCAGGATCTGTACTACAGGATCAACGTGGTCAAGATCGAGTTGCCTCCCCTGCGCGAGCGTCCGGGCGATATTCAGATGCTTGCGGAGCACTTTCTGGCGAGGTTCGGCTCGGAGCTCGGCAAGCAGTTGACGGGGTTCACGCCTGCGGCTGTCGAGGCCTTGCTTCGGTACTCGTACCCGGGAAACGTGCGGGAGCTTCAGAACATCGTTGAACGTGCTTCGGTTCTCACGCGGAGTCAGACAGTTGGGATCGAGGACCTGCCCAGCCATGTTGTTGAGCAGGAGGCGGCACACAACGTCGCATCGACGCTTGCGACGGGCTCGAGTGATCATCCTGTAGCTTGGGTCCCGATGAAGCTGGAAGACGCGCTGCGTGAGCCGGAGCGGGAGATTCTCAAGCGTGCGCTGCATGCCAACGGCTGGAACAGACAGAAGACTTCCGAGCAACTCGGGATCAACCGCACGACGCTCTACAAGAAGATGAAGATGCACGGCATAGACGGGGCTCACGGCTTGCAGTGCGATGAGCGTGCGGCGTAG
- a CDS encoding HAMP domain-containing histidine kinase, which produces MRLATLSHELANLLDGSSRCLSIARQDLRGGIIEAGSLEAVGRRLETVAVALERMASLVDGAMRDANRGVTQFGGPISRVALAESISHAVDVSRPIGAPTRITIDAEIDRSIESVPTGPLYTPILNAIRNGIEAIERSGGPGRVLVSGTVDASDRVTVIRIRVSDTGAGVSQGFCTLSAEPSPGGTGIGLALSTTIVRSLGGDVRLFDGADGGAVFELTCPLASLVRDREGASS; this is translated from the coding sequence GTGAGACTGGCGACGCTTTCGCATGAGCTTGCGAACCTGCTCGACGGCTCTTCGAGGTGCCTTTCGATCGCACGTCAGGACCTGCGAGGCGGGATCATCGAAGCAGGATCGCTCGAAGCCGTTGGTCGGCGTCTGGAGACCGTTGCTGTCGCGCTGGAGCGGATGGCCTCGCTCGTGGATGGCGCGATGCGTGATGCGAATCGCGGCGTGACCCAGTTCGGTGGTCCGATCTCGCGGGTCGCTCTGGCCGAGAGCATCAGCCATGCAGTCGACGTGTCGCGACCGATCGGCGCGCCGACTCGGATTACCATCGATGCGGAGATCGATCGATCGATCGAGTCGGTGCCGACCGGGCCGCTCTACACGCCGATTCTTAACGCGATCCGCAACGGCATCGAGGCGATCGAGCGGAGCGGTGGTCCCGGGCGTGTCCTGGTGAGCGGTACGGTTGATGCTTCGGATCGTGTGACCGTGATCCGGATCAGGGTCAGCGACACCGGGGCTGGAGTGTCGCAGGGCTTCTGCACCCTCTCGGCCGAGCCATCACCGGGTGGGACGGGCATCGGGCTCGCGTTGTCCACAACGATCGTGCGTTCGCTCGGCGGGGATGTGCGGCTGTTCGATGGAGCCGACGGCGGCGCGGTCTTCGAGCTGACGTGCCCGCTCGCTTCGCTCGTGAGAGATCGTGAGGGGGCTTCGTCATGA
- the ileS gene encoding isoleucine--tRNA ligase, with protein MTQAQAEAGSGGAEQKNRYRGTLNLPKTPFPMKANLVQNEPASLKRWQAMGLYGKVREARKGRERYNFHDGPPYANGSIHLGHLMNKTLKDLVVRTRTLMGYDCAYVPGWDCHGLPIEHKVVQELLEKGKYEKLKTLSEDQRRMAVRRECQAYAEKFHKLHTTQMSRLLTLADYEHPYLTMQPSFEGATLELLAELAAQGLVYRATKPVHWSIANETALAEAELEYEDREDLSVYVDFEAFDAEAVYDAFGLPPTSDEGEDEEGEDGDGPEASESAREPKAGVRPSQRPCFMIWTTTPWTLPANVAVAVNPKFVYALVYVDGNITVMAEALVEKVTKAAGADRVSVLATTDGKRLLGLRYRHPFVTNVPPCGLGHPCDPNKVWSVVGAEYVTLEDGTGLVHTAPGHGQEDYQTGLREVLPIYCPVQKDGTYDTSVPEWLQGMSIWDANAKIASYLDQSGHMFFRHTFTHSYPHDWRSKTPVVFRCTEQWFIGVDRPTKRDGKTLREMAIRAAEESISFVPEWGRNRLRGMLDSRPDWCISRQRAWGLPIPAFFSPTGDVLFTPASVRAVARLVREKGSDAWFSGNASDLLAGYDPANDPDAPQGLTREALARYTKGQDILDVWFESGSSWNEVLRERKGGFPAELYLEGSDQHRGWFQASLLVSLGATGAAPFKGLLTHGFIVDRDGKKLSKSRPDANRYEVDNLFSEFGVDVMRWWVASLAYDNDVKADLELFALAGESYRKVRNTLRFLLSNLSDYEPAKRSPDLNALRQMPPTSIDAWVLAEFDRLAKDVMHAYETYQFRVAHQRLFDFCNETLSAVYLAAVKDRMYCDRPDSERRQRSQMAMHAIAEGLCRLLAPILCHTADEAFRSLRGVAANDASVCVHVEEMFGKAGAWGFGVEADPRWGDVMEMRTVALGAMERVRAEQGVENPLDMGVALPDKQGDLRAFDAVDLSDLLGVSIVTLEGAATAPRVTDLRGTHERCERSWKRDGTVRKRSDDGLLSDRDAGAIGVS; from the coding sequence ATGACGCAGGCACAGGCGGAGGCGGGCTCGGGTGGTGCGGAGCAGAAGAACCGGTACCGGGGGACTCTGAACCTGCCGAAGACGCCCTTCCCGATGAAGGCGAATCTGGTGCAGAACGAGCCGGCCTCACTCAAGAGGTGGCAGGCGATGGGGTTGTACGGGAAGGTGCGGGAGGCGCGGAAGGGGCGTGAGCGGTACAACTTTCACGATGGCCCCCCGTATGCGAACGGCTCGATCCACCTCGGGCACTTGATGAACAAGACGCTGAAGGACTTGGTGGTGCGGACGCGCACGCTGATGGGGTACGACTGCGCCTATGTGCCGGGGTGGGACTGCCACGGTCTTCCGATCGAGCACAAGGTTGTGCAGGAGTTGCTCGAGAAGGGGAAGTACGAGAAGCTGAAGACGCTGAGTGAGGATCAGCGTCGGATGGCGGTCCGGCGCGAGTGTCAGGCGTATGCCGAGAAGTTCCATAAGCTGCACACGACGCAGATGTCGCGTCTGCTGACGCTGGCCGACTATGAGCATCCGTACCTGACGATGCAGCCGTCGTTCGAGGGTGCGACGCTGGAGCTGCTGGCGGAGCTGGCGGCCCAGGGGCTTGTGTATCGCGCGACGAAGCCGGTGCACTGGTCGATCGCGAACGAGACCGCGTTGGCGGAAGCGGAACTTGAGTACGAGGACCGCGAGGACCTTTCTGTCTACGTGGATTTCGAGGCGTTTGATGCGGAGGCGGTGTACGACGCGTTCGGACTGCCGCCGACCAGCGACGAAGGCGAGGACGAGGAGGGCGAAGATGGCGACGGACCCGAGGCGAGCGAGTCCGCACGCGAGCCGAAAGCGGGCGTGAGACCCTCGCAGCGTCCATGCTTCATGATCTGGACGACGACGCCGTGGACGCTTCCCGCCAACGTGGCGGTAGCGGTGAACCCGAAGTTCGTCTACGCGCTTGTGTATGTGGACGGGAACATCACCGTGATGGCCGAGGCGCTGGTAGAGAAGGTGACGAAGGCCGCGGGCGCGGACCGCGTGAGCGTGCTCGCGACGACGGACGGGAAGCGTCTGCTGGGCCTGAGGTACAGACACCCGTTTGTGACGAACGTCCCTCCGTGCGGGCTCGGGCACCCTTGCGACCCGAACAAGGTGTGGTCGGTGGTCGGCGCGGAGTATGTCACGCTGGAAGACGGCACAGGCCTCGTGCACACCGCGCCGGGGCATGGACAAGAGGACTACCAGACGGGACTTCGCGAGGTGCTGCCGATCTACTGCCCGGTGCAGAAGGACGGCACCTACGACACGTCTGTTCCCGAGTGGCTCCAAGGGATGTCGATATGGGATGCGAACGCGAAGATCGCGTCGTATCTCGATCAATCCGGCCACATGTTCTTCAGGCACACGTTCACGCACAGCTACCCGCACGATTGGCGGAGCAAGACCCCGGTGGTCTTTCGGTGCACCGAGCAGTGGTTCATCGGCGTGGATCGACCGACGAAGCGCGACGGCAAGACACTGCGCGAGATGGCGATTCGGGCAGCGGAAGAATCGATCTCGTTCGTGCCGGAGTGGGGACGCAACCGGCTTCGGGGCATGCTGGACTCGCGCCCCGACTGGTGCATCTCGCGTCAGCGCGCGTGGGGCCTGCCGATTCCGGCGTTCTTCTCGCCGACCGGAGACGTGCTGTTCACACCCGCATCGGTGAGGGCGGTCGCGCGGCTGGTGCGCGAGAAGGGATCTGACGCATGGTTCAGCGGCAACGCCTCGGACCTGCTCGCGGGGTATGACCCAGCGAATGATCCGGATGCGCCCCAGGGACTGACCCGTGAGGCGCTCGCGAGGTATACGAAGGGACAGGACATCCTCGACGTGTGGTTCGAGTCTGGATCATCTTGGAATGAAGTGCTGCGTGAGCGCAAGGGCGGCTTCCCCGCGGAGCTGTATCTTGAGGGTTCGGACCAGCATCGCGGCTGGTTCCAGGCATCGCTCCTGGTCTCGCTCGGCGCGACCGGTGCCGCGCCGTTCAAGGGGCTTCTGACTCACGGGTTCATCGTTGATCGTGACGGGAAGAAGCTCTCAAAGAGCAGGCCCGATGCGAACAGGTACGAAGTAGACAACCTCTTCAGCGAGTTCGGCGTGGATGTGATGCGCTGGTGGGTTGCGTCGCTCGCGTACGACAACGACGTGAAGGCGGATCTTGAGTTGTTCGCGCTCGCGGGCGAGTCGTACCGGAAGGTGCGCAACACGTTGCGGTTCCTGCTGAGCAACCTGTCGGACTACGAGCCGGCCAAGCGGTCGCCGGATCTGAACGCGCTTCGCCAGATGCCGCCCACGTCGATTGATGCCTGGGTGCTGGCAGAGTTTGATCGTCTTGCGAAGGACGTGATGCACGCGTACGAGACCTACCAGTTCAGGGTTGCTCACCAGCGGCTCTTCGATTTCTGCAATGAGACGCTGAGCGCGGTCTACCTTGCTGCGGTCAAGGACCGGATGTACTGCGACCGACCGGACTCGGAGCGACGCCAGCGGTCCCAGATGGCGATGCATGCGATCGCGGAGGGTCTGTGCCGCCTGCTCGCGCCGATTCTCTGTCACACAGCAGACGAGGCGTTCAGGTCGCTGAGGGGCGTGGCTGCGAATGACGCATCGGTTTGCGTGCACGTTGAGGAGATGTTCGGAAAGGCCGGGGCATGGGGCTTCGGCGTCGAGGCGGATCCGCGATGGGGCGATGTGATGGAGATGCGGACGGTTGCCCTGGGCGCGATGGAGCGTGTGCGAGCGGAGCAGGGTGTTGAGAACCCTCTCGACATGGGAGTCGCGCTGCCGGACAAGCAGGGGGACCTCCGCGCGTTTGATGCCGTGGATCTCTCGGATCTACTCGGCGTCAGCATCGTGACGCTCGAGGGCGCGGCAACTGCTCCCCGCGTGACCGATCTTCGGGGAACACACGAGCGTTGCGAGCGGTCGTGGAAGCGTGATGGCACCGTGAGGAAGCGTTCTGACGATGGGCTTCTGAGCGACAGGGACGCCGGCGCGATCGGCGTGTCCTGA
- a CDS encoding DUF2617 family protein, translated as MSQHTKATSLHTYQSVLYGRALHPELFTLKDRKVLKTKDYEFEAWIMNGGHMLRFEHRTMCASELVTDQEGSLPDSGVLAAALCAGERDYEHKFPRDGVAYLTTVQTETLSENLYAATFEEMLSFAVEVTGMCTVWEDGVGRCLSLIDIQRYPNELHAQAYHLQANGGVVVRTQTIFEHA; from the coding sequence ATGAGCCAGCACACGAAGGCGACGAGTCTGCATACCTACCAATCAGTGCTCTACGGCCGGGCTCTTCATCCGGAGTTGTTCACGCTCAAGGATCGCAAGGTACTCAAGACCAAGGACTACGAGTTTGAGGCCTGGATCATGAATGGCGGGCACATGCTCAGATTTGAGCACCGAACGATGTGCGCCAGCGAGCTGGTGACGGATCAGGAGGGTTCGCTGCCTGACTCGGGCGTGCTGGCTGCGGCGTTGTGCGCCGGTGAGCGGGACTACGAGCACAAGTTCCCTCGTGACGGGGTGGCGTATCTGACGACAGTGCAGACCGAGACACTTTCGGAGAATCTCTACGCCGCGACGTTTGAGGAGATGCTGTCGTTCGCGGTCGAGGTCACGGGGATGTGCACCGTCTGGGAGGACGGCGTTGGGCGGTGCCTCTCGCTGATCGACATCCAGAGATACCCCAACGAGCTGCACGCTCAGGCGTACCACCTGCAGGCAAACGGCGGGGTGGTTGTTCGTACTCAGACGATCTTCGAGCACGCCTGA